The Amblyomma americanum isolate KBUSLIRL-KWMA chromosome 2, ASM5285725v1, whole genome shotgun sequence genome contains the following window.
ATGGGTCCGCTGGACCCACACTGGCTTCATGCTCTTCCACTGCTAGAGTGCGCATTGCACAAAGTAAAGCATTGCAGTTTGCCTTCATTGCGGCTAAGTGAAAATGCTTCTTGCCATTTGAAGACACTGAATTGATACATGGGCTGAATCAGTGACCTATATCTTCCTGTAGGCCTTGGCAGTGTGCATTTCCAGATATAGCCCTTTCTACGGACCATGTAGGAATGCAGCAAGATGACATCATACATTATAGGATTTAAATAAAACATAATACTGTCCACTTCTATTTACCAATTACTTCAGCCAAGAATGTTTGCAAACATATCATGAGGACATTCACAAGGCAATACACAAGAGTataccagtttttttttagtgtttgtaAAGTTTGCAAGCATTTTTGATGAGACTCCTTGTTGCACTAATTTTTAGGAATGAAGCAGCTATCGTAAAGCAAGAATAAAACCCTGGAAATAAATTGGCATGCCCCACTGGGCGAAGTTATTTGCATAGCATGGGAACCCTAGAAAGATCCCTGCATGCGCTTAACTAAGAATACTTGCACATATAACTGCAAAGCTTAATCAAGCATTTTGCTAATTAATAATTTTGAATGAATTCAGCAACAGTGGCTCCTCAGAACAATAAAACAGGCTGATGACAAGTTTCACACACACAAGAAAACAACAAGCTGGGACAAACACAGTTGTCTTTATACAACATATAACAACTTTTCTGCCATTTCTTCATCCACCTGACGGAACTGTCGTGCTGCTGCATTTCGTTGCTCTTCCAAGCCAACTGCATCACAAATTAAAGCTAGCCAGTAGGCTGCCTCTCTAATGCCTTTCTTCAGGTGCATCTTTGTAAACTTGTCCAGAGCCAACGCTGCAAGCTTGATTGCTTCACTGGCTGCCTGCTCCCCTCTGCTCGAAAATGCACACTTTGCAAGCAGCAAGTACAGCTGTCCAACGTCGGCAAAGCTGCCATGAGACAAAACGAGTGTGACCACTTCGTCAAGAAGTGTGCTTGCATGCCCTGGAAGGCCAATCTGGAACTGAACTTCGGCCATAAGCATAAACAGCATGCTTCGATTGTAGACCAGCTGATGCGTCTCGGCATGCATGATGCCCTTGCATAGAACTGGAATAGCTAGCATCGGCTGTGCAGCTTCAATAAAGATCTCTGCCTTCAAGTGATACAGCCGGCCTTCAAAATGGGTCAAGCAGCTTTCAAAGCCTTTCTCACCATTGCTGCATTCTTTGAACAATGCGTCAACTAACTCCAAAGCCGCAGTAAAGTGGCCCTGCCACAAGAGGGACCGTGCCCGGCACAAGTCTCCCTCGTTGCGGTCGAGAATGCGAATAGCTGAAGCCAGCTTTTCCACCAGTGGCCAGTCTGCTTGGTAAAGGGCTGCATTGAAGCCAATGACGAGCTGGCACAACTTGAGTATCTGAAATGAGTCTGAGTATAGAGGGAACAGTGATTTGGCGAACCTGAGCACAGTGTTTGCGCTCGTGTGGTGACCCTGCTGAGTGAGACCAACAGCCAGGTTGCGCAGCGCCAGAGCAGCCACCTCTCCCACAGGCTGCACGCCCGACGCCCGCATTGGGTCGCCCCTGGAGGCATGCAGCAGCCACTGCGACTGCAGCTGCGACAAGGAGTGGAAGCCATAGCAAGCCCACTGCGCTGACCGCTGCGCAAGAGCCGTGCCGGCCAATTCGGAGAGGGAATTTTGGCAGTTGAGCAGGTCGCTCTTGCCCAGCAACTCGAAAATCAGGCTAGGCGTGCAACCCAAGTCGGCCTCGACACGTGCAAGAGCCTGTATGCCGAACGAGGCGACGCTGAACAAGCACAGCTCGGAGGCGCGCGTGACGAGACAGCGCAGCTGCGACGGGTCGCAGCGGTTGCCCTGGAGCCGGCAGAGGAACGCCAAGGCGTGTTGCAGGAACGACGTGTCGGTGCAGTCTTGGGCCAGAGTGACCGCTTCGCGCAGAGCGAGCAGGGCTTCGCCGCGGTGTCCCATCCTCGAGTGCAGCCGGGCAAGGTTGAAAGAGGCGTAGCGCAGGTTCCGCGTCGAGTCTTCGGCACCCTTGGTGCTCGTCTCCGACGCCGCAGGCAGAGTGCGGTCGAAGTGGCGCCGCAGGCTGTCGTCGGCGCCGCTGTACTCGCGCACGGTGAGGCAGTTGAGGAAGCTGAGGTAGTGCGCCTCGGCGAGGTCCTTGTTGCCGGTCAGCAGCTCGTTGATGCGCAGCTGCAGCTGCGGCGGTGCCAGCGCGGCCTTCTCATTGAGCTGCATCAGCATTACTTGCTGCGCCACGAACAGGTCGGCCTGGCGCTGCGTCGCCGCCGGTCGCGCCGTACCTGCAGGCGCCGTCTCAAAGCCCCGCATGCCTTCGTCGAAGTACGCGCTGAAGTCCTTGTGCACTTTGACGAGCCCGCTGAAATTGAGCTTGTCCAAGGCGAGCAGCATACGACGCACGAATAGGCCTAAAACGCTGCTCTTATGAAGCACAGCATGCCCATCGGCGACTGGGTCGGTGAGCAGGTCGTCCAGGTTGGGGACGTAGTCCATGATGCCTGCGACGCCGGATTCGCGGATGGTGGATAGCTCCCTGCTGAAGAGGTCCAACGTTCTCGGGTGCAGCACGGAACGCAGCGTGGAGAGCAGCTCGCTGAACGCTATGTCGGGGCTCTGGAGAAGTTTCAGCGACAGGATGGCAAAGTCTCGACACTGCTGGCTCGAGTGCGTCCATGGTTCCTCGTTCGGCTCAGCGTGCCGACGCGTCTTCACGCGGCAGTATTCCGATACGAGCACAAGCAAAGCTAGCTTGTGGCCAGTGATTGCATCTTTTGGAGGGCTGCTGGGCTGCGCCGACATCCACAGTCCACCGTCTACGTTCAGGGATGGCATAGCTCACTTTTTCATCACCGTGAGACACTATCAGAAGAAGACCGAATACATTTGGTTTAGCATTAACCAGAAACCGAAGCAGTTGTAAACGGCGCCATTTTACTTAACAAACATCTCATCCGCGGCATAGATGGCAGCACTATGCAGTACGTAAACCTTAATTTACAAAATCAATAAATGTTCTGAAGatagcaaaataaaaagatattTCTTGCGGGTAATTTTTATATAAcaaatatttttatatatttactTACTGTGTTAGCTCCTAAAGGTATGCACATTGTATGCTGTAAATTAAAATGTTACCACTCATGACCAGCGTCTTTAGAAAGCTAACAATAACTCACAATAATAAAAACGGCATTTAACTTAAAAAGTATCTTTAAGTTGTCGCgaacaaaaaatataaaaacgtGATTTAGTTGTGACGAGATTGTGCAGAGGGTGCTGCCTACACTTCAAGTTCGGGCAAAAAGGACCGACATTGTTACATATATCTTTGTTTTGTCACGTGCCCTGTTCCTCTTGTGTTGCTTGCGCTCTTCGCATGGCGACTGTTTATGCGCGAGATAACACCAAAGGTTTGAATCTGGAAGCGGGAGCTCGCGGTGAAACCAAGGTGTTGATAAGGTGACGCACGCCTTGAAGCCCATGCTGTAAGTCGGTGAGTAGAGATAGTTGTGCTGGGTATTCGTGCGCCTATGTACCGCACGTTTTCCTCCGAATTCGCAAATGCGTCTCGAGTTTGATGATTCACGATGCAGCATCTGCGTGTTTCGTTTGTGAGCTGTGCTCATTGCGAAATGTCGCTTCGCTTACGGCTCTCTTTTTTTTGTGCGTATTTACTTTGGCTCGTAATAAAACGGACCAAAAGTTACCGCTTCACACGAGTTGTGTGGCTTGGTTTCTTCGTGGCTTGTCGAATCGTTGTTTTCTATCTTCTACCGCGTAGTTTATAGCCGCCCGCAACTGAGTACTCCTTGCATGCATGTGGTCCTGCGATGTCGCGCTGCACACATGAGGAATAACACGAGTGTGTGCGTTCGAATATTCTTGGAAGCGCACGTCAGAAAAATGAAGACGCTGAACATTTTGACGCACTCGCACGTATTACGCAATAGGATAGGAAATTAAATGATCCGCTCACGAAACGCCATTTTTGGTGATGCGTAGTAGTTTTTCTTGGAGTGTCTCAGAAGGTCTACTTGCAAGAACTGCATTCTGCATGGCGCCTGGCCAGTTATTTGCAGGACACGGTTTCACTGAAACGTCTGTCTACATGCAAAGGCTAGGACTAGACTTTGAGGCGCACTGCAATAATGGTCCAGATCATTTTTGGCCTCCTAAAATTCCTTAATCCTTTCGTGCGCAGAATTTTAAGCAGCTGAAAACAGTAATTTAAGTTGCATAAAGAAACATAAAtatactgtaaaaaaaaaactttttttgcatCTGTAGAGTCGGGAGTTTACTTTTAATCGCCTTAATTTTGCATGCACAAACCATTGGTGGGCAATGTAGGCACAATATTCAGCCTCTTTGTTCTCTTCAGAAGTGTCTTAAAGTAGattggttcgaacccggccgcggcggcagcgtttcgacggaggcgaaacgcaaaaggctcccgtgtgctgtgcgatgtcagtgcacgttaaaaatccccaggtggtcgtaattattccggagacttccactacggcacctcttcttcctttcttctttcactcccaccttccctaTAGTGGTTCCGGTGTCCTCTGTGATATgctagacaattactgcgccatttcctttcctcaaaaccaattttcagttttcatagtatgcaagaaaaaaacaacggaGCTGTTGCTTCTGAGCAACAGAAGGAATTAAAGGTTAATGTGCTGTAAAATCTCTGCACATTAGTGCTTCTGCACTTTGCCTCATCAAAGTAGCAGTCGGTGCAGGAAAGAAACTGGCAAACTCATCTCAGCAGTACAAGCTGCTACTTGCTTGTAACCTGTCCCTAatggacacatttttttttcttcaaaatttgcaccaaaatgatatttaattttattttaggAAATGGTTATATGCTTTATCTATAGCACAAAAATGCCATACAAAATTTTTCTTTGATACAACTAACTTTATTTGGTGCGTTCCTGTTCTTTGAAAACGTGGGTAAAGTGTACATTAACCCGGTTATTGCGAAGAGAAATGGCCTACAATATCTGTACGTGCTGTGAACGTTCAAATCCTGCTACTCTTACTTTCTCTTGAGTGTGCCAGTGTTCAGAGCAGGGAACTGCACACGGGGCTTTCTGACACTGCCTGCACCTGGTATGCGTTTCCTTCTTATTTACCATTTAACTATCGTTGTGATCTGCTAGTTTCGAGATGCCAAAGGTCAACTGCAGGGATCTGGAGGTGGTGCTGGTCAAGACTGGTCAGCTTCATGATCATGTGCAGCACCATGTATGCTGCTATAAGTACTGCAATGTTGACCCGCAACATTTTTAAATGGCAACCAACTATAGCTGTCATAGTTGCAGATTCACAAAGAAACTGTTGTATCATTGTGACCTTTCCAGGAGACAACtttgtgtagaaaaaaaaaataagtgggcAGTCTTTCGTTTGCAAAGAAAATAATGGCCCATGTATGCAACATTCCCTTCTCCTCAAGCCTAGCTGGTAAATCCCTCACCATCATGTCTCGCTTTTCGTCCTTTTCTGTTCTCTGAAACAAGCAAGATGGAGGATCCAGAAGAGGCCACGCTACATCGAGCGGAAGATGGGCGTTCCACTGACGAGGGGCCATCACTGCTATGCCTTCCAGACCTGGTGTTGCACAAGGTGTGCCTGCAGCTCTCGGACCCATTCGATGTGCTTAGCCTGGGCTGCACCTGCCACCAGCTGCACCAACTTACCGCGAGCAAGTCCTTGTGGACCCGCCTTGCTCTGGCGTGGTGCCGGGGCATGTGGCATCGCCTCTCTTTGCCCTCGGACTCTGATCCTGAGGATCCCAAGCAGTGGCTGCTGCAAGTCCTGCACCTATGTACCAAGGAGCGGCGACCAACCCTCAAGCATTGCAAGTTTGAGAACGGCGAGACATGGGAAAGGATACGGAGAACCCGCTTTGACTGCAAGGTATGTATTTCTCAACTGTACTGTAACTATACGCGGGGACAACTTTTCTTGGCAGTGCtacagaggctaggcaggaaaaggaaggagatgGGTTTTCGTTCCCTTGCTGGGTGGGTGGTTTATTGTTCGGTCTAGGGGTGTAGAGGGGTAAAAGGGTGGAAGCTACAGAGCGGAACAATGAACAACCCGGGGACAAAATCCTTCATTTTCTTGCCTAGCCGCTGTAGCATTGCAAAAAAAGTTGTTCCCAAGTATAGAGTCAAATAGCGCGACCTACCGTCTAAGGACCGTCGTGGTCAGTTAGAAGACTTATGatatgtgtcatcttcttcacaTCATTTTTCTGTTGGCACCTGAGTCGTGGTGCAATAGGTACAAGAATGGGGACACAAATTAGATAAATGGGCTGCAGACAATGTGATATCTGCTTTCTTTGCTTAGTAGGCTTGCTGCTACCTAGTGTGATTACCTGGcactgttatttttttattttgcctgttTTTCTATTAACCAACCTTCAAAGAAGTGAGGCATTAATATTGTGTTCTTGAAGGTGTTTGTGTGCTTGAGCCAACAATCCAGCAGTTGGCTGTCGTTAACGTTTTGTTGTCACACCTGTTCTTTACTGCATGGCTGTCAAAGTAATGCGTATCATAAGTGTCAGCATGCTGGAAATTAAATAATTATAAGGAAATGATACCTCAGCTCTTACAGTACTGGCTTGATTGCTGGATGCATGGAGTTATATGAAGCCATTCGTTCTGTTTACTGCTATTGCATTGCTTGCAGTGAGCTTTGCATTCATCTTACTTACTGATGCAAGTCTCGTGATTTTTTCTTTGACCTCTCCAATTGGCCTCGTGCTTTGAGTTTTATTTTACTTGAGATATAAGTGAGATATAGTTGTAGTTTGGGTCTTTGAGCTGACCTGCTGTACATATGAGTGCGAGAGCTGCAGTGCTACTAAGTTTTAATGAGTGTTTTTGTATcgcaaaaattattttaaaaatgacGAAATGTTTTCCGGCTTACTGTTTCCAttaaagtcggatacaactacAGTGAAGCTCCGCTCAGATTCAGGACcggtgcacagaattcctccacgacaaaaaaataGTCCGTCAATAAAACTTCTCTTGTCGCGTAAACAGTAAGCTAATCACTAGAAAAAAATTTATAAGCTCtaaaattttgatacctggcttttTTAGTAAAGTCAAACATttaaaagctgattttgtttactttCGTGACTGGgtggcggagtaatacagtacaccGCTGactgtggcccagtgttaacaactgctgtttctttaagttgtatcctactatcgTAACTATTGTAAAATTATGGTCACTGTTTGTCTTGCCTGTAGCCGAGACGCTTCCTCTTGGGCGCAACGTGTCATTTCGCCATATTTTGCCAATGCCACGAACTGATTCTGCAGAAAAATGAACATAATTTCGAGGCGTTGTTGATTGGTGTTTCCTTTCAACCTGCGCTTTCTCCCCCAAGGTTGCCATGCTGAGCTGTGCCTACAAAGGCATCGATGAAAGGGTATCTCCATTCGTCCTGCTTCGTCGCTGGGTCTATGATGTGGCCTTGTACAACCGCCAAAACCCTGGAATGCAGTTCAGCGGTGAGAAACCAGTCTTGGGCCCGGACAACGTGTCTGAGCTAGCAGCACTGGGCCGAGCACGTCAGAGTGACCTTCGTGGTCGGAAGCAGCCCAATGTCCACCCTCGCTTCTACGTCAGCTGCGCTGGCACCTCGGTGAGCAGTTGGACTGAGGACCTGTTCCCCTCTGGACCGGCAGGCAGCATTTGCCCAATTCTGGTTTGCCCTTTCCAGCGTGGCTACTCTTTCGAGTGGTCGGGTGTTGATGGGCTTCTGACATGCGTGTCACATGTGCTTGAGCAGCACCTTGCACGTGCCTGCCTCGATGGACGAGCGACACTTGCATGGATGGCCTCTACCATCAGGCTAGCTTGTGAAAGCTTGGAAAAGGCATTTTTCCCCTACTTGCGGGGAGCGTACGATCTGTGGCCAGTGTGTCCCGTGGGCCATGCGATCATCAGCATGGCTGAAGAAGGCTGGCCTGACATGGCTGCCTGGCAGGTGAGATTGCAACCATTTTCTTCCCTCATTTGCAGTAAAGCACTATTTTTTGAGCCGCTCTGTGCTGTCACAGAGGACATGCATCTAGGAATATGCATTGTGTGTCGCTCTTAAAACCTGTTCATAAAACAATGAAGGTTAGAAAGTATGCTCCGCACATGACCTCATCACATAAGAGAGTGTCATCAGTAAATCCCCAGACTTTCTGCAgtggaaaattttgaattccgctAATAAAAAACGAGGAATCCATGGAATCCCTTGGGAGACATCAGATAATGCACTTTGCATATTTGGAAGCAAGGTATAAATGTAGTGcaaattcttttttttccccaaaaacttCAAGCTATTTAAAGCGTTCTTTATCTCCAGGTTTAAGAGCCTCTAGGATAAGTCAGCTTTTTATCGACATTGGGGCAAAGTGTGAAATGTGCAAGAGCAAAAGAAGTGGCTGAATGTAGAAAGAAGGCAATGCAGGTTGTTAAGAAaaagaaggcactgaaagagttaAATGGAATAGGGCAAGCAAAGAACGGAAAACAGGCGAAGGACTGGGCAGCTCAGAACCAGAGTGGCACGACGGTGACTGTGGCTCCTTctcttaaggacaacacagcgagctattgAAGGGAAAGTGATAGtcataacgttaagagacaggaagagagaaaaatgggtcagggaacaaacatgggttaatgacatcttagtctaaatcaaggggaagaaatgggcttgggctgcaAACTGTGGGACACAAGGAACGGATGCCACGAGACAGTCATGTTCGCTATAGGTGGGCTTCAACGAACCTAAAATTTTGAAATTGCGGTGGCAGCTAGTTATGTTTGCCTAGATAACTGGTGCATGGCGTCACTGAATTCGAAAGCAGTGAGCGGGAGCAGTTCTGCACAATTTTCCCGATTTTTATCGGGATGGCGCAGCTTGTCTGGTTTGGCAAATTTGGTGCAACGGTGGCGTTACTGCTTATGGAAAATGAATTTGCCAGAGTAATTTGCGCACTACGAACAGACCTACAGACTAGTAGTGCGGCACGATTTAGGCTGAAAAAGCTTCAGTTGGTGGTCGAAACCTGTTGCCATACTGTGTCTCCGATGTCGTTGCTCCGTTGTTTTGGAAATCAAATGCGTGAGACTAGCCCATATTGTCCCTTTCATAATATCAAGTACTAGAGTTGTACGAACATTTTCGAAATTGGGTGCTGTCAATGCAAGCATGTTAACAGGTTGGAATCAACAAGATCAGCATTGTGTGCACAGAGCGTGTACCGGGTAGGTAATATTTATTATTGCTGCTCTTCGACTGTCACATCTTTAGTGATCTTTTGAGAATTTTTTTCACTGATGATCGCAGCTTTTAGGGTTTACACCGTGCAACTGGCTAAAAAACAAGTTTTTCAGAAATAACTAAATGCCAAAAAACATTCGCCATTTTCCTCGGAATAAATACTGAGAAGTCCAAGGCCTAGTCGCAAGACTCTTAACAAACTCTTCACTGAACAGATCAGTTTTCTAATTTCATTGTTTCTTCATTGGTTTTATGGTGTATGCGGATTTAgcggcccaaagcgactcaggctgtgaggaacgctgtagtgaagggctctggaaatttcgaccacttgggtttcttttaacgtgcactgatatcacacagtatgCAGGCCTCTGAAAaatcacctccatcaaaattcgaccgccacggtgagattgaacccgcatctttcgattcagcagctgagcaccataaccactgagccatcgcgatgGCTCTACATTGGTTTTGGTTAAAGCCAACTACTAGAAATTAAGCACTCTCTTTTTCATGTGTAACCAAGAGCACCAGTTGTATCAAGTCCCTGATACAACTTTTAGTTGTTT
Protein-coding sequences here:
- the ida gene encoding anaphase promoting complex subunit 5 ida; its protein translation is MPSLNVDGGLWMSAQPSSPPKDAITGHKLALLVLVSEYCRVKTRRHAEPNEEPWTHSSQQCRDFAILSLKLLQSPDIAFSELLSTLRSVLHPRTLDLFSRELSTIRESGVAGIMDYVPNLDDLLTDPVADGHAVLHKSSVLGLFVRRMLLALDKLNFSGLVKVHKDFSAYFDEGMRGFETAPAGTARPAATQRQADLFVAQQVMLMQLNEKAALAPPQLQLRINELLTGNKDLAEAHYLSFLNCLTVREYSGADDSLRRHFDRTLPAASETSTKGAEDSTRNLRYASFNLARLHSRMGHRGEALLALREAVTLAQDCTDTSFLQHALAFLCRLQGNRCDPSQLRCLVTRASELCLFSVASFGIQALARVEADLGCTPSLIFELLGKSDLLNCQNSLSELAGTALAQRSAQWACYGFHSLSQLQSQWLLHASRGDPMRASGVQPVGEVAALALRNLAVGLTQQGHHTSANTVLRFAKSLFPLYSDSFQILKLCQLVIGFNAALYQADWPLVEKLASAIRILDRNEGDLCRARSLLWQGHFTAALELVDALFKECSNGEKGFESCLTHFEGRLYHLKAEIFIEAAQPMLAIPVLCKGIMHAETHQLVYNRSMLFMLMAEVQFQIGLPGHASTLLDEVVTLVLSHGSFADVGQLYLLLAKCAFSSRGEQAASEAIKLAALALDKFTKMHLKKGIREAAYWLALICDAVGLEEQRNAAARQFRQVDEEMAEKLLYVV
- the LOC144120825 gene encoding uncharacterized protein LOC144120825 isoform X1 yields the protein MLKMEDPEEATLHRAEDGRSTDEGPSLLCLPDLVLHKVCLQLSDPFDVLSLGCTCHQLHQLTASKSLWTRLALAWCRGMWHRLSLPSDSDPEDPKQWLLQVLHLCTKERRPTLKHCKFENGETWERIRRTRFDCKVAMLSCAYKGIDERVSPFVLLRRWVYDVALYNRQNPGMQFSGEKPVLGPDNVSELAALGRARQSDLRGRKQPNVHPRFYVSCAGTSVSSWTEDLFPSGPAGSICPILVCPFQRGYSFEWSGVDGLLTCVSHVLEQHLARACLDGRATLAWMASTIRLACESLEKAFFPYLRGAYDLWPVCPVGHAIISMAEEGWPDMAAWQVQLATLGLNWREVMSECAELLRKHETLDAIVDEARIRWRRSLLADIEAVLHCTCCDSPTVTRINLTDSDAIGGDNSRQDMAAAAFVSCSGVLVTWQLLGRGSY
- the LOC144120825 gene encoding uncharacterized protein LOC144120825 isoform X2 — translated: MEDPEEATLHRAEDGRSTDEGPSLLCLPDLVLHKVCLQLSDPFDVLSLGCTCHQLHQLTASKSLWTRLALAWCRGMWHRLSLPSDSDPEDPKQWLLQVLHLCTKERRPTLKHCKFENGETWERIRRTRFDCKVAMLSCAYKGIDERVSPFVLLRRWVYDVALYNRQNPGMQFSGEKPVLGPDNVSELAALGRARQSDLRGRKQPNVHPRFYVSCAGTSVSSWTEDLFPSGPAGSICPILVCPFQRGYSFEWSGVDGLLTCVSHVLEQHLARACLDGRATLAWMASTIRLACESLEKAFFPYLRGAYDLWPVCPVGHAIISMAEEGWPDMAAWQVQLATLGLNWREVMSECAELLRKHETLDAIVDEARIRWRRSLLADIEAVLHCTCCDSPTVTRINLTDSDAIGGDNSRQDMAAAAFVSCSGVLVTWQLLGRGSY